The sequence CTGTATCATTACTCATTCAAATATTCGCATCACACATTCCTTCCAATTTTTACAAACACCCTGAGTTAGTATCTGGGTTTCCATTTGTAAGGTTACACAGTCAAAATCAAACAGCTATATTTTGGGTTCTTTACTGTcataagaggggaaaaaaatgggtttttatttttaaagagagAGTTTTACCACGTTATAAATTTGTACATGTCACagttcaaaattaaatatttaattacaaagCTAAAGTTTGAAACTATAAATTAAATTGCAAaccaagcatttagtttttaaactaaatatctggctccaaattaaatgtttagtttacaAACTAAGTATTTActttggagctaaatatttagcttgctaattaaataattaacttGGAAGTATGACTTATTTATAAatttatgaataacaaaaatctgaaaaattaaCCATGCCATTTATCTCTAATGACAggctaaatatattttgctATAAATCTTTCattgtataactttacaaacggAACCCCATTGGTCTACTAGCAGGGATGAAAAAATGTCCAGATAAtttacagagagaacaaaactaAAAGGTGGTTTGCTTTATGTGAAAGCATATGTTTTATTAAGAGCGACACAGACTAAGGAATTAAGAGTTAAAGTTTGCTAACGTAAACATCCCTTAGCTTACATGTGTCTGCTCTAGTGTTGATGTCTTCTTGGAGTTTTTAATGGAACTTCATAGCCCAGCCACTTTTCTGGCATCATGTGGTCTACTGTTGGTCTTTGGTCgacaaaatgaaaagaacaaacataCGGTCGCATCGATGGTTTCTTCAACTTTAAAGCTTTTAAGCACAGGTGAAGGGATTTCTCATTCTTCGGCTagtgacaggaagtgaccgACTGGAAGTCTCGCACAAATAACCATCAACTGTCAATTTTTCCgttgaaaataaggtggatacaGCGAACTGATTAACTGCTGCCATATTGAAGAGAGGCAAAagttagtctggctggccaggttacctATCCCCCTCCTGTCCACCTCTCCTTCTGGCTGTgctcagagcagctgtggaCAGCGGTGCCCTCAGTAATGGCTGACAGGGAGAGAAACAGAACCTTTGCAGTTGTTTTCCActgtagacaaaaaaaattagaaaagcaTTATTTCACATGCAGTTATTCAGTACTACTGAAGCAACACTAAACTTCTTAAAAGCTTTCCTTGTTAAAATTTATGGGATCATTTGAAGTTTTCTGGCAATGTGTCCTAAAAGCGCTTTAAAAGGTCTTAAATCCAACTTAATGAAACCTGCAATAGCCTATATTAAAGCgttgaaaaaagattttgatATAAAATAAGTGGAACATGTTTAGGTTTTTACAGCTGAGGCCAGTTgtgttttcttaattttatttctaacttAAATATCACGCAGGAATTACATTTTGATCAGGTTTATTCTTTCATATGCAAGGTTGCCTGAAGTATGACTTTAACTATATTTACAAACATAACAATAACTTTACTATTTTTGTTCATTAATCACAAGATTCTGTTTCATCTTGACTGGAGTGAAGATCACCACTTTTTCATCATGGAAGGAatgtaagttaaaaaaaacttactgttcacaaaaagaaaatgcatttaataCATGCTCATTAAAccacacaaacatgtttttagtgCTATCTAATTTGTTTGTACTTAAAGGAGACTAAATTAGACACATATTAAGATAATATGTTATCTCAATATCATAAATTTGAAAAGTTTATGATATTGAGATATCATATTGATTGAATCATATTGATTGAGTCTGAGATtcagatagtcgaatctcggattcaggaagagcagtgtggttttcgtcctggccgtggaacaatggaccagctctataccttcagcaggattctggagggggcatgggagtttgcccaaccagtctacatgtgctttgtggatctggagaaggcattcgtccgtgtcccccgagggatcctgtggggggtactccgggagtatggagtaccggaccctttaataaggtctgtcaggtctctgtacgaccgctgtcagagtctggtccacattgccggcagtaagtcggactcgtttccggtgagagttggacaccgccaaggttgccctttgccACAAAGTAACAAAATCCCTGAAGCCTTTACTCATTTCTGCCACATCATTATAACATTTTGCTGTTGGCCATCCTCCCTCTGATACATCCTGTTTCCACAGAATATCCCGTTCAGAAAAATCCTTTAGTTTAATGATCAAATGTTCCCTTTTGTCAGAACAAATTGAAATGAGTCTATCATCAGACTTGTCAGTgcaaccatagacatcatatacgtagacgcgttgttgggcgcaggttcgcacgtcaacgtcaccgccatattgtatgtgacagaaaaaaattaagttctgttgtagtgaacctggatcagagaagatgcctcattcctgtgctgcatggaaatgtattctggctgatttcactacttgtatctgccttctataaactaaggctgcaccatgttgcaaaactggacacactaaagctgcagagtggcaacactaggaaaaagctgtgcaagaccattctttttcaaggtttttagcttgcatacagtacagactattttatttagacatagatgtgcatatatagatttccaagtattataaataagccaaataaagTGCTGtgggattatatatatatatatatatatatatatatatatatatatatatatatatatatatatatatatatatatatatatatatatatatatatatatatatatgtgtgtgtgtgtgtgtgtgtgtgtgtgtgtgtgcgtgtttgtgcgtgtgtgtgtatatgtgtatgtgttatgaatataaggatcaatttgttaaatctaaacattgtggtcttcattatttcataaaaccgtgtcacatgtgaacctttaggaacagattttttgggggagtattaaagaggtaaaattagtaatatgagaaaaaaagacctaggacaatatagtaaaaaacaaaacaaaacaaaaacataaaagtggtaatgttatgagaaaaacgtcatattatgagaattaagggggaacatttccagaatagtcacagtttgcagaattatttcactcctggagtaatagggccaggttagattattttatatatttttattctttatgagAATAAATTTAGGAGAATAAAGCTAAAGGGATATGAAAACGAAGTtggaatattacaaaaataaaaatattacgaatacaaagtatattcttaGATTAAAGTCCCTTTGATGCTGTTTAAGttactgagtaactgcagatttgccacatttaagatggcggacgctctgacgcatcgcagcataggcagatccCGTCCAACGAggtgtctacgtatataatgtctagcaacaccatagacatatatcttatattatgtctatgagcAACACCCCACCCTCTGCATAGAAGAAGAATGCGCAGTGACCCGACCTGTTACCCAGTGTTCCTTTTGGGCTCAGCACTGCCCCCTATCAGTGCGACATGGTACTTCCTGCTTCACTCAAGAAACTTTAACAAAGCTTAAATGGCCGATTACAAAGACCTAATATGTCACACACATTCATTATACATTTTAGACAGGCTGTGGAATGTTGAAATGTTGAACTCAttctaaagataaacacattaaTAGAACAGTCAATAGAACAGTCTGATTTTGATCTAATCAGTGTTAGTATTTTACTTGTCCTAATGAGAGCTGACGCATTGCCTCCCCTGCCTCCCCTTACTGCACATCACTGATTTTATCCTAACAGACGACACTCTCCCAGTATTTCATCATTGGTTCGTCCAAatggtgtcatgatttgggttttggttcatgtttatttatttgatcagcTATCAGGTTTTGGCTTCTTCAGCTTTTGTACTGTTTTAGGTTATCCGGtctatgtttattgttttggttaagtagcttatttctgcctctgggtttatttctgttttgaattccAGTTTAGCCTTTTTACTTCATCAGTTATTCTGGtccctgtattagttctgattttagttctgtGATCTAGTGTCCTGTCAGTTCTGTATTGCTCCCGCCTTCGGTTAATTACTTTCaattccgctcacctgtttatccgtctatttaagcctcactccctcctTAGTTTGTTGTCGGGTCGTCGTCAATTCATACCATGCGTGCATCCCCTGTTTtcctggtaagagctcccagcgtcttgattaattttttgtaacacgttttgtatttttctgcccAGTTTCTGTTTGTCAAGTATcgtctggatgtctgccttaccccttTTTTGGATCCTGTCTGTTTGCCCGTTTTATTCCCTCTAATAAATCTCCGTAAAGAGCATTCCTAGTGTGTTGGTTGAATTCCAGATTCATCTCCCTTCTAATTCATGACAAATGGCTGTAAACTGGAAGCAAGTGTCAACATGCTTTTCCGTCAGCAGTGAaacataattcaattcaattcatgaaacatgtcatctcaaggcactttctacAGTCATACCTGTCAGAAACATTGAAAGGACCACCTGCTCATGGATAGGCTCTAGTGAAGCAATAATCTTAAATTTGGTCTTTATCAAAAAGTGATCCGCTGACCTcttttactgttttaacttTGTTCTTCTCCCCATTTTGTATAGAACGTATGTTCATGATAATGCCATCATAGACAAGGGACCCCCTGTCCGTTATCATCTGAGGCTGGAGAAGAAGAACCTTGATGGAGATGAAGCTGGGTCCAAACTCATAAGATACACCCTTGGAAAGAAAGATCCAACCAAGCCAAATAAAACAATCCTGCTGGTTGGAGAGACAGGAGCAGGAAAATCCTCCTTTATCAACTCTTTTCTGAACTATGCAATAGGAGTAAAAGAGGGAGACAAAGTTTGGTTTGAGATTGTCAATGAAACTATTAAAGCCTCGGGAAGTGTGACATCTCAGGTGATAGTTTATGAGATCTATGGTTTTGAAGGTAAAACTCTGCCATACTCTCTGACCATCATCGATACTCCTGGATATGGAGACACCAGAGGGATTGAAAAAGATGCTGTGATTGCTCAGAAATTGTATGATTTATTTCGGTCAGAGGAGGGTATACACACAGTTGATGCAGTGGGACTGGTAATGAAAGCAAGTGATAATCGATTAAGTGACCGACTGCTGTATATTCTCAGTTCGTCGCTGGCGCTGTTTGGAAAAGACCTTGAGAAGAACCTTGTAGCTCTCATCACTCACTCAGATGGAATGCCACCCACAGTTGCTCTAAAAGCTCTTGAAGATGCAAACGTTAAACTGGCCAAAAATGAGAGAAACCAACCAGTTCACTTTGAGTTTAATAATTGCCTGAGCACTAAAATAACAGAAGAAACTGAGTTTGGGTTAAACCAGGCATGGGAAGTTACAGAGAGAGGAATGGGTGGATTCATAACATTCCTGGAACAGACTCCACCTCAAAGGCTGGAGAAAACCGTGTTAGTCCTAGGCCAGCAGATCAGATTGGCAGCCTGCATTAACAATCTGGTAGACAAAATTGATCTGaacaaaaagaagcagaaagagatTGAAAAAACTATAGAATATCTAAAGAAATATGagaataaatttaaaatagGAGAGAATTTCACATACGAAGCTCAAGAGTACTACGTggaaaaggaagacatttatgGAGGGATGTGGTTCTCTATGTTTGGTGGAGCAGTCACTTGTAATGAATGTAAAGAGAACTGTCACTATCCTGAATGCACTTGGGCCTGGTATCCACAGCAGTGTGAGGTCATGAAAAATGGTCACTGCACTGTTTGCACCAATAAGTGCCCTGCAGACAAACATGTGAAAGAGCAAAAGAAATATGTGATCAAGACAAAAACAGTTACAAAGACCAGTGaagaattaaaacaacaacatgaagagaaaataaatcttgaaaaggaaataaacaccTTGTTGGAAGAAGTCTACACGCATCTTCTCAACCTGGAGAAGAATGCCCTGAGCATTGGCGGCTTGTTTTGCCATGTAAACATTGACATCGTAATTGAGGAGCTGAAGGAGAGAAATGACACAGAAAAAGTTCAGAAATTGGAAGAGATTAGAGGAA comes from Fundulus heteroclitus isolate FHET01 chromosome 4, MU-UCD_Fhet_4.1, whole genome shotgun sequence and encodes:
- the LOC105939817 gene encoding uncharacterized protein LOC105939817, yielding MEGITYVHDNAIIDKGPPVRYHLRLEKKNLDGDEAGSKLIRYTLGKKDPTKPNKTILLVGETGAGKSSFINSFLNYAIGVKEGDKVWFEIVNETIKASGSVTSQVIVYEIYGFEGKTLPYSLTIIDTPGYGDTRGIEKDAVIAQKLYDLFRSEEGIHTVDAVGLVMKASDNRLSDRLLYILSSSLALFGKDLEKNLVALITHSDGMPPTVALKALEDANVKLAKNERNQPVHFEFNNCLSTKITEETEFGLNQAWEVTERGMGGFITFLEQTPPQRLEKTVLVLGQQIRLAACINNLVDKIDLNKKKQKEIEKTIEYLKKYENKFKIGENFTYEAQEYYVEKEDIYGGMWFSMFGGAVTSV